The genomic interval GATCTGAAGTTCCCCGAGGGTCTTTCCTATCCAGGAGTCGGGAACGTTGATCTCGAAGATCCCGTACTCTTCACCAAGATCGATCTGCTCGATAATCCCAGGCTTTGCCAGGAATATCCCGAGCCTGCGGCCGCTGTCTCCTTCAGGAAAGACGACCTGGTCGGCCCCTATTTTCTTCAGAAAACGTCCGTGCAGCTCAGACGATGCCTTTACGATAACCCGTGGTACCCCCATGTCCTTGAGGGTCATGGTGGCCAGCATGCTTGACTCGATGTCCGCGCCTATAGCCACCACGGTTGCGTCCATTTCCGTGACCCCGACTGCTTTCAGGGAATCCTCATCCTTGGCATCGAGCTGCGCGGCCTGAGCAACGAACGCCTGAGCCTTTTTGACCCTTTCCATGTCGCTGTCCACAGCAAGAACCTGGCACTTGTTTTCGGTAAGGCTCCTGGCAAGGCTCATTCCGAAACGTCCCAGCCCGATTATGGCGATCTGTTTCATGGGAATTATGCGGTCTGCTTAAGGCTTTCGAGGGCTATTTTGGCCAATTCTGCGAAGGCGGCGTCATCGTGGACAGCGAGGTCCGATAGAACCTTACGATCCAGGGAAACGCCGGCCTCGGCCAACCCGTGGATAAACTGACTATAGGACAGGCCGTTATTGTGGGCGGCAGCGTTGATACGGATAATCCAGAGCCTGCGGAAATCCCGCTTCTTCGTCCTCCTGTCACGGTAGGAATACTGGAGGGCCTTCTCCACGGTATTACGGGCCTGCTTGATCAGGTTCTTCCTGCCGGCCCTGTAGCCGGATGCCTGCGACAGCAGGCTCTTCCTCTTTTTTCTGGCGTGAACCGCCCTTTTTACCCTGGGCATTGTTTATCTCCCGATTCTGCTATGCGTAGGGAATTAGCTTTCTGACGTTGCTGGCATCGGCGCTGTGAACCAGTGTGCCGGACCTGAGCCTCCTCTTGCGTTTCTGATTTTTACTGGTGAGGATGTGGCTGTGATATGCCCTTCGCCGTTTCAGTTTCCCCGTCCCGGTACGCCCAAACCGCTTGGCCGCACCCCTGTTTGTCTTGATTTTCGGCATTTCGGTCTCCAATAATTCTTGGTTCTGTCAGGCCACAGGAGCGAGGACCATGATCATGGTCCTGCCTTCCATCTTCGGATGTGACTCAACCGTAGCAACGTCATCCAGCATCTTCAGCAGCTTGGTCAAAACCAGATTACCACGATCGGTATGTACGATTTCTCTTCCCCTGAACCTGACGGTAACCTTGATTTTATTGCCTTCCATGAGAAATTTTCTGGCATGTTTCGCTTTGACCTCGAGGTCATGGATATCTGTCTTCGGCCTTACCTTGATCTCCTTAACCAGGATTATCCTCTGTTTTTTTCTGGCGACCTGGGCCTTCTTGCTCAACTCATATTTGTACTTCCCGAAATCCATAATGCGGCATACGGGAGGGGTGGCATTGCCGGCAACCTCAACAAGATCAAGCCCCAGTTCTTCCGCCGCTGTAATGGCATCCGCTTTTTTCAGGATGCCCAATTGGTCTCCATCAGGCCCGATAACCCGGACCTCATGTGCCCTGATCAACTCGTTGACGGGTATCTGTTTTTCTGTGGCTATCTCAATCCTCCTAGTTGTCAGGGAAGAACAGGTGATGAGACCTCATCTCTCACCAGGTCAATAAAATCATCCAGAGGCAAAGCACCCCTGTCGCCGTCCTCCCGGTGTCTCACAGCGACAGCACCGGATGCGGCTTCTTTTTCACCAATAATAAGCATATACGGCACTTTTTCCAGGCGGGATTCCCTTATTTTGAACCCGATCTTCTCGTTTCTGAAGTCGGTCTCAACCCTTATCCCCTCCCGAACAAGACGCTTCGCAACGGACTTGGCATAGTTAACACTACTGTCAGTTATTGTCAACAGCTTCACCTGCACGGGCGAAAGCCATGTGGGAAATGCCCCTGCATAATGCTCGATAAGGATGCCAAGAAACCTATCGATGGATCCGAGAATGACCCGATGAAGCATAATGGGTCTATGGCGGTGGCCATCCGGTCCCACGTACTCCAGTTCGAATCTCTCAGGCAGGGCGAAATCACACTGGATCGTGGCGCATTGCCACATGCGGCCGATGGCGTCCCTGATTTTAACATCGATCTTTGGACCGTAGAAGGCCCCGTCACCCTCATTAATGAGGTAAGGTAAACCATCGTCGTCCAACGCCTTTATAAGAGCGCCGGTCGCCCTTTCCCAATCCTCATCGGTACCGATTGAACTGTCGGGACGGGTGGAAACCTCCATCTCGTACTCAAAGCTGAACACGGCCATAACATCCTTCACGAAGGAGATAACTCCCCTGATCTCGGAATTGAGCTGATCCGCAGTACAGAGGATGTGCGCATCGTCCTGGGTAAAGCCCCGGAGCCTGAGAAGACCATGCAGAACTCCGGACTGTTCATGGCGATAAACGGTGCCTAACTCAAAATACCTTATGGGCAGCTCACGATAGCTTCTTATCCTGGATTTGTAGATGAGCATATGGGCGAGGCAGTTCATGGGCTTGATGCCGTACTGGGTTTTCTCAACCTCTGTAAAATACATGTTCTCACGATAGTGGTCGAAGTGACCGGACTTTTTCCACAGGTCGACCTTGAGGAGCTGGGGCCCCACGACGATCTGGTACCCCCTCTTCAGGTGCTCCCTCTTTTCAAAATCCTCCAGGATAGTTCTTATCAGGGCTCCCTTCGGATGATAAATGGCAAAGCCGGGGCCGGCCTCCTCGAGTATGGAAAAGAGTTCGAGCTCCTTGCCCAACCGTCGATGGTCCCTTTTCCGCGCCTCTTCGATCCGGAAAAGGTGAGCTTTGAGCAATTTTCTGTCGGGGAAGGCCGTCCCATAGATCCGCTGGAGCATCTTGTTGTGCTCATCACCTCTCCAATACGCCCCCGCGACGCTCAGGAGTTTATTGCATTTTATATACCCCGTATCAGGAACGTGGGGACCACGGCACATGTCGATAAAATCACCCTGTCTGTAGATGGAAACGGTGTCGTCCTCGATGGCCTCGATCATTTCCACCTTGTAGTCCTCTTCTCTTTCCCGGAACAATGCGACAGCCTCGTCTTTTGGCAAAACCTCCCTTACCAGCGGGAGCCTCTCCTTGACGATGTGCGCCATTTCCTGTTCGATTCGGTCCAGTTCCTCCTCGTGGAAGGCCTCCGTGGTGTCAAAATCGTAGTAATAGCCGTTCTCAATAGCCGGGCCGATAGCAAGCCTCGTGTCGGGAAAAAGCCTTTTGACTGCCTGGGCCATGACATGGGAGGCGCTATGTCTGAAAACCTTCTCCCCTTCGGGGTCCTCAAAAGTCAGAAAACGGATACTCGCATCCTCGTCCAAGGAAAGCCCAAGGTCCACCAGGTGACCGTCCACCTCGGCAGCAAGGGCCTCCCGCGCCAAACGGCCTCCAAGAGAGTCAGCGATCCCTCCTAAAGTGGTTCCCTTCTCGAATTCCCTGGATGATCCGTCCGGAAAAGTAATCTTCACGGTTTATCCTTTCTGTACATCCAGGTCCCTGGAAGCAGGGTCTGGGGTCTAGGTACTTCGACACCCCCCTAGGTCCTTACTCCCACACGCCCTCTCGTCCCCCGCAGACGCCTTTCTCTTCTCTGGACTCTGGACTCTGGACTCTGGACTAGTTTATCACGTTGGACCTTGGGTTCCAGATACTTTGATACTTCGATCAACAAATAAACTGGGGGCATCCTGAAACGACACTGTCAAGATGCCCCCGAAAAAAGAACCATACGGCCTATTGAATAGTA from Deltaproteobacteria bacterium carries:
- the rpmI gene encoding 50S ribosomal protein L35 → MPKIKTNRGAAKRFGRTGTGKLKRRRAYHSHILTSKNQKRKRRLRSGTLVHSADASNVRKLIPYA
- the thrS gene encoding threonine--tRNA ligase, with translation MKITFPDGSSREFEKGTTLGGIADSLGGRLAREALAAEVDGHLVDLGLSLDEDASIRFLTFEDPEGEKVFRHSASHVMAQAVKRLFPDTRLAIGPAIENGYYYDFDTTEAFHEEELDRIEQEMAHIVKERLPLVREVLPKDEAVALFREREEDYKVEMIEAIEDDTVSIYRQGDFIDMCRGPHVPDTGYIKCNKLLSVAGAYWRGDEHNKMLQRIYGTAFPDRKLLKAHLFRIEEARKRDHRRLGKELELFSILEEAGPGFAIYHPKGALIRTILEDFEKREHLKRGYQIVVGPQLLKVDLWKKSGHFDHYRENMYFTEVEKTQYGIKPMNCLAHMLIYKSRIRSYRELPIRYFELGTVYRHEQSGVLHGLLRLRGFTQDDAHILCTADQLNSEIRGVISFVKDVMAVFSFEYEMEVSTRPDSSIGTDEDWERATGALIKALDDDGLPYLINEGDGAFYGPKIDVKIRDAIGRMWQCATIQCDFALPERFELEYVGPDGHRHRPIMLHRVILGSIDRFLGILIEHYAGAFPTWLSPVQVKLLTITDSSVNYAKSVAKRLVREGIRVETDFRNEKIGFKIRESRLEKVPYMLIIGEKEAASGAVAVRHREDGDRGALPLDDFIDLVRDEVSSPVLP
- the rplT gene encoding 50S ribosomal protein L20 — translated: MPRVKRAVHARKKRKSLLSQASGYRAGRKNLIKQARNTVEKALQYSYRDRRTKKRDFRRLWIIRINAAAHNNGLSYSQFIHGLAEAGVSLDRKVLSDLAVHDDAAFAELAKIALESLKQTA
- a CDS encoding TrkA family potassium uptake protein; the encoded protein is MKQIAIIGLGRFGMSLARSLTENKCQVLAVDSDMERVKKAQAFVAQAAQLDAKDEDSLKAVGVTEMDATVVAIGADIESSMLATMTLKDMGVPRVIVKASSELHGRFLKKIGADQVVFPEGDSGRRLGIFLAKPGIIEQIDLGEEYGIFEINVPDSWIGKTLGELQIRVKYGITILAIRSQDADGEKEFSMIISPLASEKLKAGDVVTVLGHVDEVKKLIP
- a CDS encoding translation initiation factor IF-3, translating into MPVNELIRAHEVRVIGPDGDQLGILKKADAITAAEELGLDLVEVAGNATPPVCRIMDFGKYKYELSKKAQVARKKQRIILVKEIKVRPKTDIHDLEVKAKHARKFLMEGNKIKVTVRFRGREIVHTDRGNLVLTKLLKMLDDVATVESHPKMEGRTMIMVLAPVA